The genomic window accaaagaatgaagaaaagtttcattttattctatgttCTTGGTAAAACAGAATAAACCAGCCTGTTACAACCCACTACATTCTAGGACACCGCCTTCCTTTAATCATTTGTGAAACTGTATAAAAATACATGCCATTTGGCTTAACTCACTGCTCGCACTTTTAAAAGCAGTAATAAGGACTGACATGGTCTTCCAAGATCTCTAATAAAGTCTGGATAAATCTGTAAAGAGGAGACTTATTCACTCCACCGTCAGCTTTGTACAGAAGATAACCAACACTGGAGCAAATTCGAGACTTCTCATTCATTCACCAATTTAtccatacatatttataatttactttgatcatatttacctaCCATCTTTTGCCCCCCGTTCCCTTTTTACTAGatcctttccccttcccaaatAGTGTCCCCTTCTAAtttcttaatttgcattttattaaatctaGATTTCACATGTAAAAAAACCCtacaatgtttgtctttttgagtctgccTTACTTTGTGATGATCTCCATCCAGTTCCATCTGTTTTCTTGCAAATGACATAATTGCAGTCTTCTTTATGGCTAAATACAACTatgctctgtgtatgtgtcacattttctttattcatctgccGATAAGAATCTATTTATTGGTTATTGGGAACAATACTGCGAGAAACATGGAAATAGAAGTATTCCTGTCATATGCTGAGTTCATTTATTTTGAGCACACTCAGGAATGGTACAGCTGGATAATACAGTTCcacttgtaatttttttaaaaaaagaacttccatattgatttccactgACTGGTACAGCAGTTTTGTATTCTCACCAGCAGCATATACAGATTCCTTcctacctccccccaccccggccCCTACTCTCACCAGTATTTGCTTTTGGTTTCCTGGATGATAGCTGTTCTGACTGGAATGAGATAGACTCTCATcagtttggatttgcatttccctgatttgCCTTTTAATTAACTGATTATGTAGGCTTTCCgttgaaaatgaaagaagagatcCTGActtgaatttgttttaaatataccCTACAGAGATAGCAGATTTAATAAATTACCACCCATTCCAACAATTCTCTCTCAGCCACATGAAACGTCCTGACAGATAACAGCCTTTTGTGATATAGCTTCTattttggaaggaaagagaaagactttAATCTCTATCTCTTATAAACAAGTCCAAGAGTTCCACTTTTTGCTTCTAAATGAAAGTAGTATTTTCAATCTCCTCCAAATAGAGTTTATATTTTGGTTCTAATGTATAGAGTGAATAGACTCAAACAAAATTTTATGacatatttctataaatatgcAAACTTTTATAGACATTAAAAATCTGCCAATGGCACTTTGGTAAACTTATTCAATAGTGACTTAAGTTAAATCTAAGTTAAGAGGACTACATGATTCTTGGGAGGATAGAGAAATTGGTCTTAAAATTATATCCTGAACCAGTTTTGCATTTTCCTCAAATCAACAATTGGCAACTGTGTGACGGATAAATGCTGCTCTGCATCTCAGGGTTACCCATCTTCCTTAGAGGACAGGAAGAGCACGCAGAAACTCCTCCGTGCGATTTTGCTACTAAGGGAAGGCAGCCGGTTTAGATgcatttgcttctcttctctgttctatTTCTGTGCTTGGAAGGGAAAACAGAGCACACGTTTCCTCAATTATTCTAGGGTCTGACCCTGAGATCTCTTCGGTCTCTGTAAACTAGACTGGAGTACCGAAGGAGACGGGAGGAAAATCCCAACTGTTCCTCGAGCTGAAAGCGCATAGCCATCCTTTCACTTGAGGAGGCCGGAGCAGAGACCTCAGCAATGCTGCAAGGCACGAGTCTTTACTCTCAGTTTCAATTCGTTAGCCTTCaaggaagcaaaataaaacttttaaaggtatACAAAATTTCAGTagcactatgtagcccaggctggctttgaacttgttatcccagctcagcttcctgaatccttggattaaaagtgtgttctAACACACAAGGATTAAATCTTCACCtttaatttattcaaatttaAGCCCTTATACCAactgaaaatgaaggaaatttaaGTTGTCAATTTTTTTGAAGAACTAAACTTAAATACCATTGAGAGCCTATCAACCTCTGAACTCTGTAGTCTTTTCGAAACATCGATTACACAATCAGcttgccttccaaatgctgtcaTAAAAATGAAAGTCAGAAAGCAAGTCACCTGtcagtctctgtttccatcttctCTAGCCCATGTGAATGCCCTAACACATGTGGTAAAGGAATCAGACTATTTCTAAGTTCATGATCATGAATTCtttgaaaacattaaagaaactCCATGATTTCACATTTAGACTTAGAGTCCTATCAGGAACCCACAAAGGTGCTTTCTATACTCCACTCACAGCGCTTTCTGAAGGTTGGTAGAACTCTAAGTGGTTTCGCAGTTAAGGAACATTAGCCTGTTCACATGCCTGCAAGCTGGCAAATGAAATGTATAACATTGGAGATGTTCTGCATAAAAATCTGGATGTTTTCTGATAGATAAATGATCCAGTTTGGAGATTATCTGACAGCCTAAAATGTAAGGATGCAATGGGAAAGTTTGATATGCTACCACTGTTTAGTTGGAATCTCCATTTGAAAATTAATCAATAAGGCATTAAGTCTAAAATTTTGCTAGTGTAGCCATCATTTTCTCAGTAGTTATTACTTGCAGAAGTAATTCTCACTTGACGTAAAGtatagaaagacaaaaaaacccTACATATAACTGAAAAAGATTAGGGTCTTTGCTTATACCTTTgtattaataattaatgaaatCGGAACTAAACCTAATGAAGGCACTATTGTAAACAGCAATGCATGACTTATGCGCACCCTCACCTAAAGGAGATTTGCCCCTAGGAACTGATAATTATATTATGGCCCTCTTGAAAAATTAAACTAAGAAATGTTATCATTAAGAAGGGAACTGAATTACAGATGTTACACATAGTAACAAACTACCTGTCATCTATACATTGACATCCCCAAACTGCAAATGTACTAGTCTTTGAAAAGCCCACTTAATCACCACAAAGTTAAAATAGTTAAGACATTTACCAGTGGTTCTTAAATCAGAATGTGCATGAGAATAATCTGGCATTGGTTAAAACACAGTGCTGCCCCAAATCCACACGGCCTATGGGTCTGGAATGGGGTTCAAATGCAATTCTAACATCTTTTCGGGTGATGCTGAAGCTGCAGGTACTGGGACTGCCCTCTGCTAACCACTGGCCTAAATGATTAATGGTACATCAGCACAACCCTAACCAAACTTCTGGTCAAGATGCATGTAAGCCAATGAGAACAGAACAATGCTAAGAAGACTGCTGATAGATTTACCCTATTACATTAAAACATCAACATCTGCTTCGtggtcttcctcagtcactttcaAGGACAGCACCTCTTCATTGAGGAAGAGCCCACTGAGCCTCTCCTTTCgggcctgcctctgctccttcaGCTGCCTCTTGCGGAAGGCCTTCTGCTGTAGCTTTCGCTGCTTGGATCGCTTCTGTCAAAGTGAAAAGTACAAAGTCAGTAAGGTGTAGACACTGCTGTATGCAGCCCAGGGTTATGTGGCTCAAATTCTCTATTTTCCACATTTTAGGAGCTGCTCAAGTTTCTCTGCAGAGTGATTCTTATACCAACAAGTAATTCACCAGcttagatgtaaaaaaaaaagattctgttttTATTGCATCTGACTTCTTGTGGCTAGCAAGGGCTGATTCTTTATTGTTTGAGCTAGCTATGGACAACAAAATACTGtcaagaatttatatttttaaaattcaattaggGTAAAATGGCATCatcacagcaaaaacaaaatgttagaGTACAATACTGGatataaaatgcagaaaacatTGTCCAGATCCCTAACACTTACATTTTCAAGGTACACTTTACCCCAGAATACTAAAAATCTCCCAATGGCTACAAAGGAATCATGCTTTCCTAATATCAGGCAAATGCTATCTTAAAAGCCTGTTAGGAAACCTGAATCCTCATCACTGGTAAACTAATACCAAGAAAAGAATAACCACGTATTCAGTGAAATCCCTTGGTAACCACCAAAGATGGCTGTTTCTTCTACTttgacaaaaacaagcaaaacaaacggGAAGGAATCACTGTGTATCTTCTGATCACTGGATTTCCAAAGAGTTAAAGAGATTCTCTCATCTTTAAATAGGCTCTACTCTGTGCCACCGCAAAGAACCATACATATGCCCACGCTGAGCCACATAACCATTGCATATGTACTTCTACTTTCTTTTACAAGTGCCCAACAGTAAGTTTCAACAATAAAAGAATAGAACTAGATTACAGAAAGCGTTACTTTTTACTTAGTCAAGGAACAGTTTAGGttaaaacatcaagaaaatacacacacacacacatgcataaacaaacacacattgaAGACATACACGACAATTTTAGAAGCTAATAGATGGCGACATTAGCAAAATAGTGAGATTCGCTAAGTAGTGAGTTGCAATCTTGAGAATAAgctgttattttaatatttctagtATTTCTTACTGAAAGGGAAGATAAAAACTGAAAGACTGAAGGCGGCATGGTAGTGGGTGAAGAGTATCTGAAAGCACTCAAGCTTTCTTCAACAGTGGAGCACTCTGCTTGTTCAATCAAAACCAAGACCCACAGGCATCCAGAGAGTGGAGCAATTTTTAGTTTGCAAGAGATTGAAGCGAAAGCGTCCTAATGCTAACATTGAAAGGTAAAGTTCCGTATTGAATAGACATTTTACTTTTGAATCCCGAATCCGCTCTGCTGCACTTGCAGACAGGTTGCTGTCGCTGTGTGCTCGACTCATGTTGGCACTGGAGTTTGAAGCAGAGTTTCCAACACTGGACCCACTGCTGCTTGCAGAACTGACCATGCTGGCACTGCTGCTGCTGGCGCTGGCACTGGCACCACTCACGCCACTGGTGCTTGCACAGCTAAAGTTGCTTCTCTTCCAGGCCTCCCTTGTAGGCCGCTGACGAGGGCTATGCTCCTTGATATAGTTTCTGACCTTAGGACACATGGACAAGCACTGGTAAGTATTGCACCTTGATATTCCACCCTCAAGATGCTGGAGGGAAAAACCTCACAGTGTGTTCAATCTGAATGATGCTCAGATGCATAAAAGAGGCAGAATAGAAGCTAATAAGAAACACccaaatatagaaatgaataccaAGTCAGGTGTATTAGTTCTAGCACTAGGTGTATCTAGTTCtctaggctgaggcaggagggttgcaaCTAGTTCTGCAGAGCCTGAGCTTAATACTgcattctaggccagtctggacttTAGAAAGGAACTGTTTCAAAACAATACTCAAGAGAGGGGCAGGAACAGcatgaaggaaaggaagagaagggaagggaagggaagaagggaagagaggaaggatgaCCACAAAACCAGCAGGGGTCAAAACTCCAGCAAACACATAgacctatattttaaaaatataaaaattacttaGCAAATTCTATTGGCCTTTAGAATTTGAATTTTGAGAAAAGAACACTGAAAGAGAAaccacaaaatcaaacaaacgTGGTTACACTAAAAATGAGGTAAGCATATTAATGATTCCGTTTCTGACTTGTGTGCACTTCCCCCTAAATTTTGCGAGGGGGACAATGACACCTAGTTTTAAATGCAACACATCAACTTACCACACTAAAGAAACTAGCAGAAATGGGGAAAGATATTTCGTTTTGAGAAATGAGAATTTTCAAATGCCAAATGTAAGACACCAGAAGCAGAGAATTAAAAGCCTTTCTATTAAAGCATGTACCAGAGAAAAGGTGCAGCAAAACTATTATTTGGAAGGGGTCCTAAAGTAGAGGAAAACACTGGAGGAAAAGTCCCTCAGATGTCACTCTGCACAGGCTGTTATTCCACAAGGCCACTCAAATCCCTCGGCACACATGCCTGGCCACATAAAACTCTTCTTAAGTAGGGACTTGGaggtttcagtttttgttttggctttgagACATTCAGGATCTCaggtattccaggctggccttcaagtCTTTAACAAATcaaagatgaccctgaacttctgtcCTCCTAACTCTACATCCCAAGCGCTatgattacaggcgtgtgccgcTACTCCAGgtcattttttcccttcttctttgcagtcctggggactgaattcagggctTTGTACATGTTACCCTCTAGCCCTGAGCTCCAACTCTTAGCTCAGCACCAGTGCTTCCTAATGTTACATCTCACAGCAGTGATTTTAGTCTTGATAATGACGAGTATGCACATGATTACATAGGCCGACACTTCATAACATGGTGGCATCTTCAGTAGATAAACAATGTACATTTACTTTTCATACCTGCTTCAGTTTTTCATCTGTGAGACAGTTAAGTTCAATAATGAACTCACTATCAGTAGGGGAGATCTGAGCAGAAGGATCAATGATTTTAATAATATCAAGTTGCTCCCGAAGGCCCATCTCAGTACTGACTTTACGGCTCAGATACTCAATATATTCCAcctatatgaagaaaaataacaacaaacaatatCAGTGTAAATACCTGACTTTTACTATGTGAATTATAACACGATTTAGACATTAGAAGAATTATTTTGCCCAAGGCTCCAGTGAAGCACCAACCACTGTCTGAATAGGAAAGCTGATCATTTCTTATGATCGTTGCTAAGATGTCCTGATTGCACTTGCTTCCTAGAAAAAGTTAAAACTCAATTTCAGACTTCACACAATTTGGGGGCTACAAAGAGGTAAATAAAGGAGGCTTCACATCTGCTCTCCACATAAGCTTTATTCCACATACACTTTGAATGAAGAATGCCAACATGTTTACCTGCTCATCATTTGTCATCGCACTCCAAGCAAGTTCATCGAGATTCCGATGCTTGTTCTTCTTTTTAGGAAGCAGGCAAGGTGAACTGGGGATACTGGGTATGACGTCAGAAAGTACATCACTTCCACTGGCAATGTCACTGCCTGGTAACTTTAGAAAAGTAAGACGTACAGGGGTTAAAGAAAGTAGAAATtgaaaactgcattttaaatatgGCAACACATTTTATGCATCAATTAAAGTTATTTTGGTCAGCCATGGTTGGTTACATATGCAGGCAATCCCCatactcaggaagtagagagtggACGATCAGTGGTCTAAGGACAGTCAGAGCTCAATAGCCAGCCTCAGGTCACCCTAAGGTATAGAAGATCATGTGTCAAACATATGACTAAGGCAAATATACAATCAGGATTTTATACAAAAGGACCAACATCAGGATATTCTCTTTGAAGATATCCCATGAAAATGTACTTTCCAAAACGcataaatcataaatataaattacaaaaatGCTAATCTATGTTTCAATATCCACTAAGCTTTTTACTTTATAGTCACAATATTATCAGAGCCCTAAAACCTGGTAAGAAGTACTGATCTCCATCACAGGAGACCTGAGTGCTCTGCCAACAACTGGCTCTATTAAACACACATAATTCCACGAATTCTTCTCCTCGAGAGCACCGGAGCAATATAAGAACAactaaagtaatttaaaatatgctaTTGATATAAAGGAAAAACTCAAGAATGGAaacactagaaaacaaaataagaaaatagaaaacaatgtgTAGAGAAAGGATAAAAACTAAAcccaaaaacacagaaaaatcaaatcaaattcatttaaagaaagacaagtatcaaGAATATATTACCTCTAAAAACAGTGAATTAAATAGCTTCATTAATATACACTTGATAAACAAAAACTACACAGCATATAATTTGATATATTTGAACATGcacccacaaaaccaaaacatgtCACATCAAATATCATctaaaattagttaatttaatgcactatttttaaaatactaattaaaataaaatagatattttttcctttcttagcaaatttcaaagaatattttcatgATTACAAGCTACATCaacttttattggttttttggTATCCAGAATTTGCAACTACATTTGACTCTGAATGATTTCTAGGCTTTGAATTTTCAAACAGGACAGAACTTTAGCACTAAAAACTATTGCTTTCATATGTATTTAAGATGCTAATACATACACAGCACTATAATAGGTATAGGGGATTCAACAAAGTGAAATCATGTtcattacattaaaattttatacacCACGGTACCATCCACTTACAAATGCAAAAGGCAGCACAGGTGGAtgtaaaaacagacagacagatccttggggctcactggccagtcagcctgggTTAAGGTCAATTAGAGAAATTAGAGACAGTATCTCAAAAGATGTGGATGATATTCCTGAGATTGACCTCTAAACTCTGCatgctctcactctctctcactgCCCTCCCCCCCACAACTAAAAATACCTatacttgggctggagagatgactcggtgatTAAAAGTACTTTTTGCTCTTGAGAGGACCCcgattcccaacacacacatggtggttcacaaccatctggaatgccAGCTCCAGACATCAGGCATGCACACGATACCCAgacttacatgcacacaaaacgCTCACAGAAACATAAActaaataaagctaaaaaaaatagaaaaacttcaACTTTCAAAATTTAGTAAActtttctttgaatctttggAGACTATCTCTTTGGGGTCAGACTATATGATAAGCACTTAAATTCACATCTTTGGTTTTGTCTGGTGTGGGAGATGAGGAgatataaaaaatttataaataatagtttGGCCATTTTCTTAGGAAGAATTTAAAACACCCTACAACACAAAACCTAGTTCCATTGCTCACTAGAGGTAAGATCTTGTATAACTTACTTATTTAAtggctgattttctttttgagagaagATCTCACACTGTATGTCAGGCCATGTGGAACTCTCAAtatatagactaggctgccttcttcctcccgcCTCCCAATACTGCAATTACAGGGATCTGGCATCATACTCTGAGTCAGTCTTCAACCATGGTTTCTGAGACCACTAAAAAGGTAGTAAAAGTCCTTATAGAATGTGTCCTAtggtaggatcaaaaacccattgccattgttcttgagttctcagtagtcctcattgtccgctatgttcagcgagtccggttttatcccaggctttttcagacccaggccagctggccttggtgagttcccaatagaacatcccctactgcaggtactggctttgtgggagcctaggcagtttggatgctcaccttactcgacctggatggaggtgggtggtccttggacttcccacaggacagggaaccctgactattctttgggctgacgagggagggggacttgattgggggagggggagggaaatgggaggcagtggcggggaagagacagaaatctttaataaataaataaacgaaaaaaAAAGAACGTTTCCTATGTTGCCAAAGTGGTGTTTAATGACTTcagagggacagaaaaagacatttgggaaagaaaaataatttagtaaaaCCACAGATTGCAAAAACACAGGGTAAGGGGAAAAAacccaacataaagaaaaaaaagccaggtgtggtgtagcgcacctctaatcccagtacacaggaggcagaggcaggaggatctctgtgagtttgtagccagtctagtctacatagtgagctctctaggacagtcggggctatgtagagagactctgtcttgaaatgaataaaaaatgttattttaaaaaagaaggaaggaaaattattgCTGAGGATCGGAACAACGGAAAAACTAGAAACACTCCCATGCCATGCCGGAGCGGAGGGACACAAAACATTTTCCAAGcgacagtatcttttttttttgtggcttggAAAAGGGGTACCTTTATTATAGAGCGGGCTCAGCACTGAAGGCCGGCACCATGGCCTGCTCTATCTCAGCAGGAGTGGGGTTCACAGCTTTACCTAGCATGATACATTCACCCAATAATGAACAGGGGAGCTGTGCCAGGCTCAGTCCCCAGTTGGGGGCACTCAAGGGTATTGGCAGGGAGATGGCATGGGAACAAGGATCCAAGCCCTTGCCCACCTCCTCCGGACCTCTGGCTTTGAACAACATTTCCAAAAAAACATCTTCAAAGATAGCCAGAGGCCAGGCAAAGGTCAGTCCAACACATCTAGCTGGGAACCAATACAAGCAGTCCGCCTGTGCGTCATAGGCAGGCTATTCAGCTGGAATCTGGCCTCCTCGGAGATGCCGAACTGCTCCAAAGGATCCTTGCCTGTCATCTTCCTGATTTCGTTCCTGTAGAAGATGAGGCTTCGTCGCATGTACTCATAGCTGGCCCGGCGAAGAGCCTCCATCCACTCCTGACACTGCTCTTGGCTACAGCATTCGAAGTGATACTTCCTGCTGAGGTCTTCCACAAAGCTGATGGAGAAGCCGCTGGGCTCTTCCTGGGCCACTATGCAGCGTTCCAGCAACAGGGCTCCGAGGGGCTCGGCCTCGTCCGGGCTGAAGTAGAAGAGGAAGTTGACCACCAGCTTCACCAGCCGCCTCTTGGCAACGCTGCCTTTCTTGGGACCCCACATGCCTAGCTCGGCGGCCATCTCTGCCGGCTGACGGGACAGCACCTGCAACTCTTTCTCATTGTACCGCATCACACCGCCGGGATCCGCGCGAAATAAAACACGCCCTGACTCCCGACCGCCGTCCTTTCCGAAGCGGCAACCAGCGCCACAAAGGTCTCAGGGAACGTTCCGGAAGCCCCCATCAAAGCTACTGCCTAGCGACAGTATCTTGATGAAACAAAACAGGATGAAGAACGATTGGGACGAAACATGAAGCCTTTGCTGTGATCATGCCTATCCTCTAACAAGCATCAACAGGAAAAACAGATGACTATAAAAGTTTAGAAGACAAACGATAATGTATAAATCGTTTAGGAAccttcattgctctctgcttacTGGCTACTGATGCTAGTAGCTGCCCTGAGAGTCTGTTTCCAGGAATTACCCACCACAAGGGAGTCCACCctcaaagtagaaaaataaagcctTCCTTAAGAAAAAAGAGCTGTTTGGTAACTGGCTGGTGAGCAAGCAATCCAATATTCAGACCAGAGGAAAATAGTTCACAACCATAGAACCCACACAGGATGGTACACTCAAAGACTTCAAATATTAATTATTCTAACTCAACACACTTATTCTAAcaaataaagggggaaatggtaTCCAATGAGACTTGAAGAACTAGTGACTAAATCCAAAGTAGGATACAAATTCACTGTATTCATACAAGCCAGGCAATCTGGACTTCAGAAGGAAATAAGAAGATGGTGCAGTGTAGAATATGGGTAACGGGAAAATGGTAGGTGTGCAAGTATACTCTCAATAGACAACGGTCATTATTCACCATACTGTAAGATATGTCACAAAGGCTCATGGACTTTTTCCATGGGAAGGCGATTT from Microtus ochrogaster isolate Prairie Vole_2 unplaced genomic scaffold, MicOch1.0 UNK17, whole genome shotgun sequence includes these protein-coding regions:
- the Fam199x gene encoding protein FAM199X encodes the protein MSDETSATTSYEKFLTPEEPFPLLGAPRGVGICPSEEPGCLDISDFGCQLSSCHRTDPLHRFHTNRWNLTSCGTSVASSECSEELFSSVSVGDQDDCYSLLDDQDFTSFDLFPEGSVCSDVSSSISTYWDWSDSEFEWQLPGSDIASGSDVLSDVIPSIPSSPCLLPKKKNKHRNLDELAWSAMTNDEQVEYIEYLSRKVSTEMGLREQLDIIKIIDPSAQISPTDSEFIIELNCLTDEKLKQVRNYIKEHSPRQRPTREAWKRSNFSCASTSGVSGASASASSSSASMVSSASSSGSSVGNSASNSSANMSRAHSDSNLSASAAERIRDSKKRSKQRKLQQKAFRKRQLKEQRQARKERLSGLFLNEEVLSLKVTEEDHEADVDVLM